CATATATTACAccatccaaatcttaacaaacacACTACAAATAATGAGAATTCCAAACAAACCAGCTCCTTGCGAAAACCCAATATAGATCAAAAGTAAATAAGTTAGAATCATTTAACCTTTCCAATAAGAAAAGACTTAGCCTTCTTAAAGTTTCCACCAAGCTTCTCATACTCTGGTGCAAGCTTCTTACAGTGCCCACACCTACCCGAAGCCAAAATTTAAATAGGTTAAATGAACAGATAAAAACAATTTTTACGAATACTACACACTTGAAACGTAAAACAAAAATATACTTAGCAGGTACACATGCAATGCCTTGTGTAAAcgatagttacacatccatatggcttgtgtaaACTGTAGTTATACATCCATATGGCTTATGTAATAAGAAGTTACATATCCACATGGCTAGTGTAAtctgcagttacacatccatatgcttaGCAGTACTCAAATTCATGACTTTAAAGATACATATTATTAACATTATTTTTTCCTATTGGAAGGTAAATTTTGAAAGAATTACCCAAACTACTTGTTAAGGTTGTGTGCAACAACAATTGCAGCTTTTCCTCCTCTATATCTCTTGATGAAGTCAATCCTTGACACGTTCTAGAAATGCAACTGGAACTTGTCTTCTGGCAGCTTCGCTGCGACCACGCAGTAGGctaaaaaattcagaaaacataAGAAACCAACAAGACTAAAGAGATATATCAGtcaaaaaaatttaagaaaataatGAATTATACGAGTTCATTACACTTCAATATCAATTCACAGATGTATTACGGGAGCTTCTATTACTATGAGCGAGTTCAGGTTGCAGAGATCTCAGCTCGTACTTGTTGTGAATCGAAAACATCTTCGTCATTACTAGATACTCGGTAAAAGATTGAATTGACAATGAAACTCAAAGAAGATTTTTCTCTTATTAGATACATAGTTCCAGCCGTGATACTAAATTCATTTGTTGTTATAATTTGgacaaatttaaaaaataaacattaaactttatgaaatttatcaagaACAGAACAAGTTGACATCAATTcctatgaaattgaaaattaagattagatGAAACTCAAATCAAATCGAAGGGTAATAAAGGCGATGATTCATTGATATCGAATCTCAAATCTGTTATTAGATTGTAGCTAGAAATTGAGAGATACCACGATTTCGACGAAGAACATATCTGAAAATTTTGTTCAAGATTCTTTAAAAtatataaatgaaaatgatctaaGCGAGTAGATGATTGTAAATCTAAGATCTGGTTTTGACTCAGATAAGTCAATTGAAACGAATTTGAAGATTTAGATTTTGGAAATCCTAAATTGCTTTTCTAAATCAATCAACTAAAATCACTTAATCGAAGTACTTTGACAAGAGAAAATGAAATTAACTTACCTTATACTTCATTTGCTGATTATCCGTGTTGAGGTTGCAGAGATTTGAAGTTCGCCAATGAATTTTGCTAAAACCTAGATTCAAGCGAAGAATCAATCAAATCGACTGAGCCTGATTTGTGAAGTAATTGATGATAAGTTGTTAGATCTATAGATTTAGGTTCGCTGATTGATTCTACACTGATATGATTCTGCTCTAGATCTGCTCAACACTGATATGATTCTTCTCAGATTTAGGTTCGTTGTTTTCTTCGGTTTGATGaaggaaccctaatttttcagagcagagacgagagagaagtgagagaaagtgaaaatgaaaatgaatcaaGAAATGAAACCTATAGCCTATTTCATTAGGTATATATACTAAAGGGCATTTCTGGTATTACGaatttctcccaaaccctaagctttattaccaagccctgaaatctaaagttctgggcctagaaatattaaaaagtgaaagtatggagttgacagggtaggatccatttagtggggcttctatatattgaacccatatagtaggggggttctagtatttttcactataaGGActctttttccaaattaatatataaagggggAAAAAATCCACATgttttctgcgaaaataaaatgaaaagataaataaaatatacaCATATTCTCCACTTATTTAATGTGTTTgaccgccacaccaaatcaaaaataaatctcCATGGGGCAGGGGGAAGCCCCGccacacaccaaataaaaaatgcatctccaCCGGACGGGGTGAAGCCCCGCTCACACCAAATGAAAAATGCATCTCCACCGGGCGGGGAGAAACCCCgtgcacaccaaataaaaaatgcatccccACGGGGCAGGGCGAAGCCCCgcacacaccaaataaaaaatgcatctccacgggACCGGGCGGAGCCCCAcacacaccaaattaaaagaaataaaatacctGGTGAGTAGCACCGGCACAAATctagttatataaaaaaaataataaatttaataaagaataaataaataagtaaatATATAAATTAATCAAGATTATATAAGTTATTTAACTAGTTTTGGATATCCTTATCAACCTACGCTAGTTAGGGTAAGTATTTTGTATGCCTCGAAACAAATGGGTATGCGTCAAAATaggtttccatttttttttgttatttccaAAGCACCAAGTCAAGCAGAAACTGAAGATGTGAACCATTCTCCATTGATCAACTGTACGACAACAATGTAAAAGCCCTCTAATTCACTTCGTCTAAGATTATTAATATAAGGTAGAACCTTAATTTTGTTTCCAAGACATTGACTTTGTAATTAATAAACAAGTAATGTTGACGTGTTTCTGTGGAAGTACCTAACTGGAAAAACTCTCATTGAAttttaaaaactagcaaatcttTCTTATTTAGATCCTGAACCAGTTAGTTATTAAGAATCAAGATCTGATATGTGATCCGAAAAATACAAATAATGTGATCAACTCCAGGTGAAGCGCAATTAATGAACATGAATGTAGGTACACTGATACACGTACAACTCCATTTTTGGCCAGCTATTGTTTAACATAATCTAGCGCATAAGGATTCTAGTACGTTCTATAAAAAATAAACATGATTCAGTACGTCTAAAACGAGCTGTttagtgttgaatctgttgaccAACCCCTTCTTCCACAAAGTGATTTATTTTTAGCAATTAGCATGTGTTTACGGAAGATTACAAATAATACAATGTGAACTCTCTCAATCTTGGCACAGTTCGTGATTCCTATTTTAGTCCTAGGATTTTTCTACTTTTCACTGAAGTAATAGTTTCCAGTTGGAGTGTCAGTAAAAATTGATATCGAAATGTCAGTTATGGCATATTTTTATACCTTGCTTGAACCAAccaatcaagcaactctttaagGATCTAATTCCTTTGTTTTGCACGCAAGCCATCCTACCTTTAAAAGAACTTGCACTATCCTCTTCATATATATCCATATATGGGCAGTCCCTTATAACATAAAACAAATCCAATTATATTAGTCATATATACTTTTCTTTATACATCCTACTCTTTAAGTCATGGGTCCTGAGCCAACAAATaatcacaagaaaaataacaaccaTTCATCGGATCAACGACAACTAGATCATGAAGTTCGTGATATGTTATCAACTTTGACTAATCGTCTAACCGATCTTCACTCGAACAATAAGTCATCTGATCATCAGTCGATTCATGTAGGTGGTGCTGGtggtgaagatgaagaagaacatggtgtaAGAATCATAACACTTGCCGGTACCAATATGGGCGCGACTATGAAAGCAGAGTCGTCGGATGATCAGAAGTCATCTTATGGGATTTCACCAGCGACATTTGATAATGAAGCAATGACTGCATACGCGAACAGTAATTTCCAAGCTATTAATAACTCGATAATGCTTGGTGGAAGTTATAAGTGTAAAGATCCTGGGGTTCATATGGAAACATCTGATTATCTTGAAGAAACTCATCGTCATCATCGTAATCATAAGCATCGAAACAACAAAGGAAAATCAAAGGATGACATTGGAGGAACTTCTTCGTCCAAAAAGAACTCAACTTCTAGTGATGAATCAAGCAGCAGTGATAGTGATGATAATTGATATATCTATATCATATTCCCCTTATTTGAATAAGTACTTCATTTCTATAGTTTCTTCTTTTATatgaataaaagaaaataatcaaGATATACGTTCAATATATGGTACTACGTTATACTGTAACTCATTATTATGGATGTACGTGGTGTCAGTGAATTTCCTTTTGATCCATGTTTTAATTCGAGTTCATAGCCAACTCCAATTTTGTGCAGAAGCGTGTTTCTCATCTTCTAATTTAATTTTGGGAGTCATGTAACAAGGAACGAAATTTTTAGCGTGCGTAGTTTCATAGTCTTCGGTTTCACAAAACAAAAGTTACTAAAGTCATAAATGTGACCAGACTTAACCACAATTAGATCCCACTCCACGCGGTGAAAACACTTTGTGGTTTTTCAAGATTGAGGACAACGTGGTCATTCACTCGTCACAAGTGGCGAAGAATGTACAGCTACTATGATATGTAAGGAAAACAAAAGCTGAAAAATAGATATTTTCAAATTGGTCACTCCAATGATTCTGATGATCGATAACTAACAGTCACTATAACTTTAACCTACAGAGACAAGACCATTAGATGGCAGAATAACTTTGTCTCTTTCTATCAAGACTTACCTACTCTTAGATTCTCCTCAAAATTGACGGTACATGTGATGTGAGGCTAGGGTTGACCATGCATGACATAATTCATCTCATGCAATATTACAGTATATAGTGCACAGCTGTAGCACATATTTCTTTGCAACTCTCTTTTTCTCCATCCCTC
This is a stretch of genomic DNA from Papaver somniferum cultivar HN1 chromosome 1, ASM357369v1, whole genome shotgun sequence. It encodes these proteins:
- the LOC113327013 gene encoding uncharacterized membrane protein DDB_G0293934-like — encoded protein: MGPEPTNNHKKNNNHSSDQRQLDHEVRDMLSTLTNRLTDLHSNNKSSDHQSIHVGGAGGEDEEEHGVRIITLAGTNMGATMKAESSDDQKSSYGISPATFDNEAMTAYANSNFQAINNSIMLGGSYKCKDPGVHMETSDYLEETHRHHRNHKHRNNKGKSKDDIGGTSSSKKNSTSSDESSSSDSDDN